The Manis javanica isolate MJ-LG chromosome 4, MJ_LKY, whole genome shotgun sequence genome contains a region encoding:
- the VAMP2 gene encoding vesicle-associated membrane protein 2 isoform X2: MSATAATAPPAAPAGEGGPPAPPPNLTSNRRLQQTQAQVDEVVDIMRVNVDKVLERDQKLSELDDRADALQAGASQFETSAAKLKRKYWWKNLKMMIILGVICAIILIIIIVYFSS, translated from the exons AT GTCTGCTACTGCAGCAACTGCCCCCCCTGCCGCCccggctggggagggaggcccccCTGCGCCTCCTCCAAACCTCACCAGTAACAGGAGACTGCAGCAGACCCAGGCCCAGGTGGATGAG GTGGTGGACATCATGAGGGTGAATGTGGACAAGGTCCTGGAGCGGGACCAGAAGCTATCGGAGCTGGACGACCGCGCGGATGCACTACAGGCAGGGGCCTCCCAATTTGAAACAAGTGCAGCCAAGCTCAAGCGCAAATACTGGTGGAAAAACCTCAAG ATGATGATCATCTTGGGAGTGATATGCGCTATCATCCTCATCATCATCATCG TTTACTTCAGCTCTTAA
- the VAMP2 gene encoding vesicle-associated membrane protein 2 isoform X1 — translation MAAGGSGPGVRPLRPSSLPPVLSGRLRTVSVRSSSFDRVGNRGPEVEGGPLAQGHAAYLRRGLTESRLPSDGLPPGSATAATAPPAAPAGEGGPPAPPPNLTSNRRLQQTQAQVDEVVDIMRVNVDKVLERDQKLSELDDRADALQAGASQFETSAAKLKRKYWWKNLKMMIILGVICAIILIIIIVYFSS, via the exons ATGGCCGCAGGAGGGAGCGGACCCGGCGTCCGCCCGCTCCGCCCGTCTTCACTGCCTCCTGTTCTTTCGGGTCGACTCCGGACTGTGTCTGTGAGGTCGTCCTCATTTGACAGGGTGGGAAACAGAGGCCCGGAGGTTGAGGGGGGACCTCTCGCTCAAGGTCACGCAGCTTATTTGCGGCGGGGCCTGACTGAGTCCAGGCTCCCATCGGATGGCCTTCCTCCCGG GTCTGCTACTGCAGCAACTGCCCCCCCTGCCGCCccggctggggagggaggcccccCTGCGCCTCCTCCAAACCTCACCAGTAACAGGAGACTGCAGCAGACCCAGGCCCAGGTGGATGAG GTGGTGGACATCATGAGGGTGAATGTGGACAAGGTCCTGGAGCGGGACCAGAAGCTATCGGAGCTGGACGACCGCGCGGATGCACTACAGGCAGGGGCCTCCCAATTTGAAACAAGTGCAGCCAAGCTCAAGCGCAAATACTGGTGGAAAAACCTCAAG ATGATGATCATCTTGGGAGTGATATGCGCTATCATCCTCATCATCATCATCG TTTACTTCAGCTCTTAA